In one window of Streptomyces griseus subsp. griseus DNA:
- a CDS encoding non-ribosomal peptide synthetase, translating into MSASDADESRMHLSFGQEQLWFLDQMNPGETTYNVPTAYRLRGPLDLPALEGALNLLVARHDQLRVTLHAVDGVPHQVVAPAEDTPLPVTDLSGLTPEEREQALDKALKAEADTPFDLAAGPVRRFRLFQLADEEHVLSLNYHHIVTDGWSGGVISRDITEAYRQLRAGLTPELPAPAATYADHVERQREQRASGQWESELDFWQERLAGLEALELPADRVRPAEPTRNGETFTVSFPADLLGQARSLAQEQGASLYMVVAAALKVVLARYSGQDDIAIGVPMLGRTDPELEDVVGLFINMTVLRSDLSGQLTFAELIERIADNNLDVYDNQDVPFDHVVDRVQPVRDAGRNPLFQIAVQLLGETTTGDALQLEGLETESILVSGGRSRFDLSFSFIEGPDRLRLIVEYATDLYDRRRVEAMVQHFRTVLGAAAADPDTPVSKLPLLSDEERRELLEAGRGADFDYPAEPVHATIARIAREHPELVAAVCRGKEMTYAELIGRSGKLARHIRSRGVKQEQVVAIAMDRDLDALVAIVGVMISGAAYTIIDPSHPNARLDHMLRDTAAPLVITRDANVGDLPPSSGWEVLRIDTEWETVEAEDDDVPLEEWAEPTSLVYVLYTSGSTGKPKGVMIEQRGLRMFIEAYRRTFGEWGHTDRLLQLPALTFDMSQGEIFAGLISGSAMVLVAPEDASSPESLGALMRDQRVTYAGLSPAILSLVEAEPYPDLKYIMGGAEALPAELVNKWNLPGRQFVNLYGPTEASVATTEYLCEHREWKSSPPIGRPEFSRLHYVVDKEFNLVPVGVPGELLIGGDEGLSRGYLNLPELTDEKFVPDPFLGEGRVYRTGDLVRWTPDLQIDFIGRLDNQVKLRGLRIELGEIESGLLTHPKVRMALVLLREDDGEKQLVGYYTVLGDTSPTVAELRDHLGRTMPEYMVPTAWVELEEFPLTPARKINRAALPAPVGAGGAVDSYIAPVTPTEEKVVEVFGTVLARERVGTGASFFELGGNSLQAMRAVSRLNKHFKVKVNVRLLYGGATVGALATAIDELVAKAGKAATRA; encoded by the coding sequence ATGAGCGCGTCGGACGCTGACGAGTCCCGTATGCACCTGTCCTTCGGGCAGGAGCAGTTGTGGTTCCTGGACCAGATGAACCCCGGGGAGACCACCTACAACGTCCCCACCGCCTACCGGCTGCGCGGCCCGCTGGACCTGCCCGCGCTGGAAGGGGCGCTCAACCTGCTCGTCGCCCGCCACGACCAGCTGCGGGTGACCCTGCACGCGGTGGACGGCGTCCCGCACCAGGTCGTCGCCCCGGCCGAGGACACCCCGCTGCCGGTCACCGACCTGTCCGGGCTCACGCCCGAGGAGCGGGAGCAGGCGCTCGACAAGGCGCTGAAGGCCGAGGCCGACACCCCGTTCGACCTGGCGGCCGGGCCGGTGCGCCGGTTCCGGCTGTTCCAGCTGGCCGACGAGGAGCACGTCCTCTCCCTCAACTACCACCACATCGTCACCGACGGCTGGTCCGGCGGGGTGATCAGCCGGGACATCACCGAGGCGTACCGGCAGCTGCGGGCGGGGCTCACCCCCGAGCTGCCGGCCCCGGCCGCCACCTACGCCGACCATGTGGAGCGCCAGCGGGAGCAGCGTGCCTCGGGGCAGTGGGAGAGCGAGCTGGACTTCTGGCAGGAGCGGCTGGCCGGTCTGGAGGCGCTGGAGCTGCCCGCCGACCGGGTCCGCCCGGCGGAGCCCACCCGTAACGGCGAGACCTTCACCGTCAGCTTCCCGGCCGACCTGCTCGGCCAGGCCCGCTCGCTGGCGCAGGAGCAGGGGGCCTCGCTCTACATGGTGGTGGCCGCCGCGCTCAAGGTGGTGCTGGCCCGGTACAGCGGGCAGGACGACATCGCGATCGGGGTGCCGATGCTCGGCCGCACCGATCCCGAACTCGAAGACGTGGTCGGCCTGTTCATCAATATGACGGTGCTGCGCTCGGACCTCTCCGGCCAGCTCACCTTCGCCGAGCTGATCGAGCGGATCGCCGACAACAACCTCGATGTGTACGACAACCAGGACGTGCCCTTCGACCATGTCGTCGACCGGGTGCAGCCGGTACGGGACGCGGGCCGCAACCCGCTGTTCCAGATCGCCGTGCAGCTGCTCGGCGAGACGACGACCGGGGACGCGCTCCAGCTGGAGGGGCTGGAGACCGAGTCGATCCTGGTCTCCGGCGGGCGCTCCCGCTTCGACCTCTCCTTCAGCTTCATCGAGGGCCCGGACCGGCTGCGGCTCATCGTGGAGTACGCCACCGACCTGTACGACCGCCGCCGGGTGGAGGCGATGGTCCAGCACTTCCGGACCGTGCTGGGCGCGGCCGCCGCCGACCCGGACACCCCCGTCTCCAAACTGCCGCTGCTCTCCGATGAGGAGCGGCGCGAGCTGCTGGAGGCCGGGCGCGGGGCCGACTTCGACTACCCGGCCGAGCCGGTGCACGCCACCATCGCCCGGATCGCGCGGGAACACCCGGAGCTGGTCGCCGCCGTGTGCCGGGGCAAGGAGATGACGTACGCGGAGCTGATCGGGCGGTCCGGCAAGCTGGCCCGGCACATCCGCTCGCGGGGTGTGAAGCAGGAGCAGGTTGTCGCCATCGCGATGGACCGGGACCTGGACGCACTGGTCGCGATCGTCGGCGTGATGATCTCCGGGGCCGCCTACACGATCATCGACCCGTCGCACCCGAACGCGCGCCTGGACCACATGCTGCGGGACACCGCCGCACCCCTCGTCATCACCCGGGACGCGAACGTCGGTGATCTGCCGCCCTCCAGCGGGTGGGAGGTGCTGCGGATCGACACCGAGTGGGAGACGGTGGAGGCCGAGGACGACGACGTACCGCTGGAGGAGTGGGCGGAGCCGACCTCGCTCGTCTATGTCCTCTACACCTCCGGTTCGACCGGCAAGCCCAAGGGCGTGATGATCGAACAGCGCGGGCTGCGCATGTTCATCGAGGCCTACCGGCGTACCTTCGGCGAGTGGGGCCACACGGACCGGCTGCTCCAGCTGCCCGCGCTCACCTTCGACATGTCGCAGGGCGAGATCTTCGCCGGGCTGATCAGCGGGTCGGCGATGGTGCTGGTGGCGCCGGAGGACGCCTCGTCGCCGGAGTCGCTGGGGGCGCTGATGCGCGACCAGCGGGTGACGTACGCGGGACTGTCCCCGGCGATCCTGTCGCTGGTGGAGGCCGAGCCGTACCCGGACCTGAAATACATCATGGGCGGGGCGGAGGCGCTCCCGGCCGAGCTGGTCAACAAGTGGAACCTGCCGGGCCGCCAGTTCGTGAACCTGTACGGGCCGACCGAGGCGTCCGTGGCGACCACCGAGTACCTGTGTGAGCACCGCGAGTGGAAGTCCTCGCCGCCGATCGGGCGCCCGGAGTTCAGCCGGCTGCACTACGTGGTCGACAAGGAGTTCAACCTGGTGCCGGTCGGTGTCCCGGGTGAGCTGCTGATCGGCGGGGACGAGGGGCTGTCGCGCGGCTACCTCAACCTGCCGGAGCTGACCGACGAGAAGTTCGTGCCCGACCCGTTCCTCGGCGAGGGGCGCGTCTACCGCACGGGCGACCTGGTGCGGTGGACGCCCGACCTCCAGATCGACTTCATCGGACGCCTGGACAACCAGGTCAAGCTGCGCGGGCTGCGCATCGAACTCGGGGAGATCGAGTCGGGGCTGCTGACCCACCCCAAGGTCCGGATGGCGCTGGTGCTGCTGCGCGAGGACGACGGGGAGAAGCAGCTCGTCGGGTACTACACGGTCCTCGGCGACACCTCGCCGACGGTGGCGGAGCTGCGGGACCACCTGGGCCGGACCATGCCGGAGTACATGGTGCCGACCGCGTGGGTGGAGCTGGAGGAGTTCCCGCTGACCCCGGCCCGCAAGATCAACCGGGCGGCGCTCCCCGCACCGGTCGGCGCGGGCGGTGCGGTGGACTCGTACATCGCCCCGGTCACCCCGACCGAGGAGAAGGTCGTCGAGGTCTTCGGGACCGTGCTGGCGCGGGAGCGCGTCGGGACCGGTGCCAGCTTCTTCGAGCTGGGCGGCAACTCGCTCCAGGCGATGCGGGCGGTCAGCCGGCTCAACAAGCACTTCAAGGTGAAGGTCAACGTCCGGCTGCTGTACGGCGGTGCCACGGTCGGCGCGCTCGCCACGGCCATCGACGAGCTGGTGGCGAAAGCCGGAAAGGCGGCCACCCGTGCCTGA
- the glyA gene encoding serine hydroxymethyltransferase, translating to MPEPVFSQAELAQQGAAALSAADPELARLLDAEVVQQHATLAMVASTSIADPSVLAAAGSALSNVTAEGYPGARYHPGAAQFDLVERLAVERAKQAFGAVYANVQPHSCSSANQAVLAALVRPGGTILALDLDSGGHLTHGSPASVTGMHYQAVHYGLDGAGRIDYEQVAALAELHRPSVLIAGASAHPRTLDFARFRAIADSVGAYLVADISHIAGLVAAGEHPTPVDLAHATTTSTYKQLGGPRGGLILIGREHATPGPDGRTPLSRLMQRAVFPLSQGTPSPAAIAAKARALALVAEPAFKETMRLVVDDAAALADALSALGHRVLTGGTDNHMVLIDLTGRPMTGVVAERALEECGILANRNRVPDDTRPPLVTSGLRLGTNILAQRGMGPAGMRSCAALLHRVLEATTVRGEREYVLDAGERDAVRAGVAELCERHPLPLGTVSVVPGAGAPAPAASGVRAGGVA from the coding sequence GTGCCTGAACCCGTCTTCTCACAGGCGGAGTTGGCCCAGCAGGGAGCGGCCGCGCTGAGCGCGGCCGACCCGGAGCTGGCACGGCTCCTGGACGCCGAGGTGGTGCAGCAGCACGCGACGCTCGCCATGGTGGCGTCCACCAGCATCGCGGACCCCTCGGTGCTGGCGGCCGCCGGATCGGCGCTCTCCAACGTCACGGCCGAGGGGTATCCCGGGGCCCGCTACCACCCCGGCGCCGCGCAGTTCGACCTGGTGGAACGGCTCGCGGTGGAGCGGGCCAAGCAGGCCTTCGGCGCGGTGTACGCCAATGTCCAGCCGCACTCCTGCTCCTCGGCCAACCAGGCGGTGCTGGCCGCGCTGGTCCGCCCGGGCGGGACCATCCTCGCCCTGGACCTGGACTCCGGCGGGCACCTCACCCACGGCTCCCCGGCCTCGGTGACCGGGATGCACTACCAGGCCGTGCACTACGGGCTGGACGGTGCGGGGCGGATCGACTACGAGCAGGTGGCGGCGCTGGCCGAGCTGCACCGGCCGAGCGTGCTCATCGCGGGGGCCAGTGCCCACCCCCGTACGCTGGACTTCGCGCGCTTCCGGGCGATCGCGGACTCGGTGGGGGCCTACCTGGTCGCGGACATCTCGCACATCGCGGGGCTGGTGGCGGCCGGGGAGCACCCCACGCCGGTGGACCTGGCGCACGCGACGACGACCAGTACGTACAAGCAGCTCGGCGGGCCGCGCGGCGGACTGATCCTGATCGGGCGGGAGCACGCCACGCCCGGCCCCGACGGCCGCACCCCGCTGTCGCGGCTGATGCAGCGGGCCGTCTTCCCGCTGTCGCAGGGCACGCCGAGCCCGGCGGCCATCGCGGCCAAGGCCCGGGCGCTCGCGCTGGTCGCGGAGCCCGCGTTCAAGGAGACGATGCGGCTGGTCGTCGACGACGCGGCGGCCCTCGCGGACGCGCTGTCGGCGCTGGGCCACCGCGTCCTGACCGGCGGCACCGACAACCACATGGTGCTGATCGACCTCACGGGCCGCCCCATGACCGGCGTGGTCGCGGAACGGGCCCTGGAGGAGTGCGGCATCCTCGCCAACCGGAACCGGGTCCCGGACGACACCCGGCCGCCGCTCGTCACCAGCGGGCTGCGCCTGGGCACCAACATCCTGGCCCAGCGCGGCATGGGCCCGGCCGGGATGCGCAGCTGTGCCGCGCTCCTGCACCGGGTGCTGGAGGCGACGACGGTCCGCGGCGAGCGGGAGTACGTCCTCGACGCCGGGGAACGGGACGCGGTCCGGGCGGGGGTGGCGGAGCTGTGCGAGCGCCATCCGCTGCCGCTGGGGACGGTGTCCGTGGTGCCGGGCGCAGGGGCTCCGGCTCCGGCGGCCTCCGGCGTGCGGGCGGGAGGAGTGGCGTGA
- a CDS encoding catalase, producing MAKRVLTTESGAPVADNQNSATAGVGGPILLQDQHLLEKLARFNRERIPERVVHARGSGAYGYFEVTDDVTGFTRADFLSQVGKRTETFIRFSTVADSLGGADAVRDPRGFALKFYTNEGNYDLVGNNTPVFFIKDPIKFPDFIHSQKRDPFTGKQEPDNVWDFWAHAPEATHQVTWLMGDRGIPASYRHMNGYGSHTYQWTNAEGEAFFVKYHFKTNQGVRSLSAEQAAEQVGKDANSHQTDLLQAIERGINPSWTLHVQVMPAADAADYRFNPFDLTKVWPHSDYPLQRVGRLVLDRNPDNVFAEVEQAAFSPNNFVPGIGPSPDKMLQGRLFAYADAHRYRLGVNHTQLPVNAPKAAEADNYGRDGLHATRYGSRHDKNYEPNSYAGPAQTGAALSSPLAIHGWTGTYETAAHAKDDDFFQAGELFRLMSEEEKGRLVANIAGGLSQVTRDDVIEKNLAHFHAADADYGKRVEEAVRALRED from the coding sequence ATGGCTAAGCGTGTGCTCACGACCGAGTCAGGCGCCCCGGTCGCCGACAACCAGAACTCCGCCACCGCCGGTGTCGGTGGACCGATCCTCCTCCAGGACCAGCACCTCCTGGAGAAGCTCGCCCGCTTCAACCGTGAGCGCATCCCGGAGCGCGTGGTCCACGCCCGCGGCTCCGGCGCGTACGGCTACTTCGAGGTGACCGACGACGTCACCGGCTTCACCCGCGCCGACTTCCTCTCCCAGGTGGGCAAGCGCACGGAGACGTTCATCCGCTTCTCCACCGTCGCCGACTCGCTCGGCGGCGCGGACGCGGTCCGCGACCCGCGCGGCTTCGCCCTGAAGTTCTACACGAACGAGGGCAATTACGACCTGGTCGGCAACAACACCCCGGTGTTCTTCATCAAGGACCCGATCAAGTTCCCCGACTTCATCCACTCGCAGAAGCGCGACCCGTTCACCGGCAAGCAGGAGCCGGACAACGTCTGGGACTTCTGGGCGCACGCCCCCGAGGCGACACACCAGGTCACCTGGCTGATGGGCGACCGTGGCATCCCCGCCTCGTACCGCCATATGAACGGCTACGGCTCGCACACCTACCAGTGGACGAACGCCGAAGGCGAGGCCTTCTTCGTCAAGTACCACTTCAAGACCAACCAGGGGGTGCGCTCCCTCTCCGCCGAGCAGGCCGCCGAGCAGGTCGGCAAGGACGCCAACTCGCACCAGACCGACCTCCTCCAGGCCATCGAGCGGGGCATCAACCCGTCCTGGACGCTGCATGTCCAGGTGATGCCGGCCGCCGACGCCGCCGACTACCGGTTCAACCCGTTCGACCTCACCAAGGTGTGGCCGCACAGCGACTACCCGCTCCAGCGGGTCGGCCGCCTGGTCCTGGACCGGAACCCGGACAACGTCTTCGCCGAGGTGGAGCAGGCCGCGTTCTCGCCGAACAACTTCGTGCCCGGCATCGGCCCGTCCCCGGACAAGATGCTCCAGGGCCGGCTGTTCGCCTACGCCGACGCGCACCGCTACCGCCTGGGCGTCAACCACACCCAGCTGCCGGTCAACGCCCCCAAGGCGGCCGAGGCCGACAACTACGGCCGCGACGGGCTGCACGCCACCCGCTACGGCTCGCGCCACGACAAGAACTACGAGCCCAACTCGTACGCCGGCCCGGCGCAGACCGGTGCGGCCCTCAGCTCCCCGCTGGCGATCCACGGCTGGACGGGCACCTACGAGACCGCCGCCCACGCCAAGGACGACGACTTCTTCCAGGCGGGCGAGCTCTTCCGGCTGATGTCGGAGGAGGAGAAGGGCCGTCTGGTCGCCAACATCGCCGGAGGCCTCTCGCAGGTCACCCGCGACGATGTGATCGAGAAGAACCTCGCCCACTTCCACGCCGCCGACGCCGACTACGGCAAGCGCGTCGAGGAGGCCGTCCGCGCCCTGCGCGAGGACTGA
- the dapF gene encoding diaminopimelate epimerase, translating to MTDFFKYQALGNDYVVIDPRCTDVPVSPESVRLVCDRHFGIGADGVLHGPLEEPRPGVPVPLALFNSDGSVCERSGNGLRMFALHLAEREPERWAGGAPFTLRTAAGDSPVQILDRAAGVVRVGLGKPTFDAAALPLLNEDGSPAEGPTLSVPLTVGERKLTVTALHNGNPHTVVPVAEPTAQLARTLGPEIAGHARFPLRTNVQFLRVVSRGVLEIEVYERGAGYALASGSSACAAASAARELGLCDDQMEVRMPGGSVTVALAPDGSVTLTGDAHQVASGVFAPPLRALLDHVGETGR from the coding sequence ATGACCGACTTCTTCAAGTATCAGGCACTGGGCAACGACTACGTGGTGATCGACCCCCGCTGCACCGACGTCCCCGTCTCGCCGGAGTCCGTACGGCTCGTCTGCGACCGGCACTTCGGCATCGGCGCGGACGGGGTCCTGCACGGCCCGCTGGAGGAGCCCCGCCCCGGGGTGCCGGTCCCGCTGGCCCTCTTCAACTCGGACGGCTCCGTCTGCGAGCGCAGCGGCAACGGGCTGCGGATGTTCGCCCTGCACCTGGCCGAGCGGGAGCCGGAGAGGTGGGCGGGCGGTGCGCCGTTCACACTCCGCACGGCCGCGGGCGACAGCCCCGTACAGATTCTGGACCGGGCGGCGGGCGTCGTCCGAGTCGGCCTGGGGAAGCCCACGTTCGACGCCGCCGCCCTGCCGCTACTCAACGAGGACGGCAGCCCTGCCGAGGGGCCGACGCTCTCCGTGCCGCTGACGGTCGGGGAGCGGAAGCTGACGGTGACCGCGCTCCACAACGGCAACCCGCACACGGTGGTGCCCGTGGCCGAGCCGACCGCCCAACTGGCCCGCACCCTGGGTCCGGAGATCGCCGGACACGCGCGCTTCCCGCTCCGCACCAATGTGCAGTTCCTGCGGGTGGTGAGCCGGGGCGTGCTGGAGATCGAGGTGTACGAGCGCGGCGCCGGTTATGCGCTGGCCTCGGGGAGCAGCGCCTGCGCCGCCGCCTCCGCAGCCCGCGAACTGGGGCTCTGCGACGACCAGATGGAGGTTCGTATGCCCGGCGGCAGTGTGACCGTCGCTCTCGCCCCGGACGGGTCCGTGACCCTGACCGGGGACGCCCACCAGGTGGCGAGCGGTGTGTTCGCCCCGCCGCTGCGCGCCCTGCTGGACCACGTCGGGGAGACCGGCCGGTGA
- a CDS encoding 2-hydroxy-3-oxopropionate reductase — protein MSNNLPKVAWIGLGIMGSPMSENLVKAGYAVTGYTLEQDKIDRLVAAGGSGASSIADAVKDADVVITMVPASPQVEAIAYGPEGILENAKRGALLVDMSSITPQTSVDLAEKAAEKGIRVLDAPVSGGEAGAIEAVLSIMVGGEQADFDTAKPLLEALGKTIVLCGPHGSGQTVKAANQLIVAVNIQACAEAVVFLEKSGVDLAAALDVLNGGLAGSTVLTRKKDNFLKRDFAPGFRIDLHHKDMGIVTDAARNVGAALPVGGVVAQLVASLRAQGDGGLDHSALLRSVERLSGSQV, from the coding sequence ATGAGCAACAACCTCCCCAAGGTCGCCTGGATCGGTCTCGGCATCATGGGCTCCCCCATGTCGGAGAACCTGGTCAAGGCCGGTTACGCCGTCACCGGTTACACCCTGGAGCAGGACAAGATCGATCGGCTGGTCGCGGCAGGCGGCAGCGGCGCGTCCTCCATCGCGGACGCGGTCAAGGACGCGGATGTCGTCATCACGATGGTGCCCGCATCCCCGCAGGTCGAGGCCATCGCCTACGGCCCCGAGGGCATCCTGGAGAACGCGAAGCGCGGCGCGCTGCTGGTGGACATGTCCTCCATCACCCCGCAGACCTCCGTGGACCTCGCCGAGAAGGCGGCCGAGAAGGGCATCCGGGTCCTGGACGCGCCGGTCTCCGGCGGCGAGGCCGGGGCCATCGAGGCGGTGCTGTCCATCATGGTCGGCGGTGAGCAGGCGGACTTCGACACCGCGAAGCCGCTCCTGGAGGCGCTGGGCAAGACCATCGTGCTCTGCGGGCCGCACGGCTCCGGCCAGACGGTGAAGGCGGCCAACCAGCTGATCGTCGCGGTCAACATCCAGGCCTGCGCCGAGGCCGTGGTCTTCCTGGAGAAGTCCGGGGTGGACCTGGCCGCCGCGCTGGACGTCCTCAACGGCGGTCTCGCCGGGTCGACCGTGCTGACCCGCAAGAAGGACAACTTCCTCAAGCGGGACTTCGCCCCCGGCTTCCGGATCGACCTGCACCACAAGGACATGGGCATCGTGACCGACGCCGCCCGCAACGTCGGCGCGGCCCTGCCCGTCGGCGGCGTGGTCGCCCAGCTGGTCGCCTCGCTGCGCGCCCAGGGCGACGGCGGGCTGGACCACTCGGCGCTGCTGCGCTCGGTGGAGCGGCTCTCCGGTTCCCAGGTCTGA
- a CDS encoding iron-containing redox enzyme family protein: MLEVGTSRAGTEPATGYLATVDEVTAILATAADKVDSQFAGEARTALLGRVAEINKAAAADDQQALYAQQFLLDRVYRLHTKLTDQETAEGSVVVHEIGRQLEAATAEAQDRLIEPGLLEEAPTEPRAYLSWLKKTAREHRVYKHPYYHEFIRNQADESDLRNYVMQESVVDGRFDDLLAMMQVGTAGAAKMEIASNFWDEMGNGDHAQVHTTLFNKIFEVFEIPEEELERSLTANSLLNGNLAVLLCRYRALYPEAVGYLGMTEWMAPDRFVQVVHAWERLGLPDVGIVYHRLHITIDSQHAQGWFHNVVLPAAESPRMRRAIARGILWRLNSSATYLDERMPSVTA; encoded by the coding sequence ATGCTCGAAGTTGGCACCTCCCGGGCCGGGACCGAGCCCGCCACCGGCTATCTGGCCACCGTCGACGAGGTCACCGCGATCCTCGCGACCGCGGCCGACAAGGTCGACTCGCAGTTCGCGGGCGAAGCGCGCACCGCCCTGCTCGGCCGGGTGGCCGAGATCAACAAGGCCGCGGCCGCCGACGACCAACAGGCTCTGTACGCACAGCAGTTCCTTCTCGACCGGGTCTACCGGCTGCACACCAAGCTGACCGACCAGGAGACCGCCGAGGGCTCGGTCGTCGTCCACGAGATCGGCCGGCAGCTGGAGGCCGCGACCGCCGAGGCGCAGGACCGGCTGATCGAGCCGGGGCTGCTGGAGGAGGCGCCCACCGAGCCGCGGGCCTACCTCTCCTGGCTCAAGAAGACCGCGCGTGAGCACCGGGTGTACAAGCACCCCTACTACCACGAGTTCATCCGCAACCAGGCCGACGAGTCCGACCTGCGCAACTACGTGATGCAGGAGTCGGTGGTCGACGGCCGCTTCGACGATCTGCTGGCGATGATGCAGGTCGGCACGGCCGGTGCGGCGAAGATGGAGATCGCCTCCAACTTCTGGGACGAGATGGGCAACGGGGACCACGCCCAGGTCCACACCACCCTCTTCAACAAGATCTTCGAGGTCTTCGAGATCCCGGAGGAGGAGCTGGAGCGCTCGCTCACCGCCAACTCGCTCCTCAACGGCAACCTGGCCGTCCTGCTGTGCCGTTACCGCGCCCTGTACCCGGAGGCCGTCGGCTACCTCGGGATGACCGAGTGGATGGCGCCGGACCGGTTCGTCCAGGTCGTGCACGCCTGGGAGCGGCTCGGCCTGCCCGACGTCGGCATCGTCTACCACCGGCTGCACATCACCATCGACTCCCAGCACGCCCAGGGCTGGTTCCACAACGTGGTGCTGCCCGCCGCCGAGTCCCCCCGGATGCGCCGGGCCATCGCCCGCGGCATCCTGTGGCGCCTCAACTCCTCGGCGACGTACCTGGACGAGCGCATGCCGTCGGTCACCGCCTGA
- a CDS encoding pyridoxal phosphate-dependent aminotransferase — MSPADEYPMQRWVFQDAAGRFDIDLGDSNMLPGRLDQLSVPPDLELDYGHDRGIGPLRDRVAGLYAGDPANVLITQGAQQALYLVYASLLSPGAQVIVYRPGWQQSWDITADLGCRVDCAPYREDLTFDVEAAAALAGPGLRLIVANSPCNPTGRRIADADLRGLLELAERRDAYLLLDEEYALDLRDSPARSGDRAISVSSLSKVYGFPGLRVGWLYGPPEVVEGCARRKFLSTIANSVLCETLACDVLDHRDHYLRRYADITGQGLKLVREFAERNADAVQLVEPENTPFAWLRLTTGEQPLTLCRRVLDAGVLLMPGETLGATDGFRICFARDPEAVTEGLRRIEPLLRPAPHVPPSAAHSSGENSNLPNGVL; from the coding sequence GTGAGCCCCGCGGATGAGTACCCCATGCAGCGGTGGGTCTTCCAGGACGCCGCCGGACGCTTCGACATCGACCTCGGGGACAGCAACATGCTCCCCGGCCGCCTCGACCAGCTCTCCGTACCGCCGGACCTGGAGCTGGACTACGGGCACGACCGGGGCATCGGCCCGCTGCGCGACCGGGTCGCGGGCCTCTACGCCGGTGACCCCGCCAACGTATTGATCACGCAGGGGGCGCAGCAGGCCCTCTACCTCGTCTACGCCTCACTGCTCTCCCCCGGCGCGCAGGTGATCGTCTACCGCCCGGGGTGGCAGCAGTCCTGGGACATCACCGCCGATCTGGGCTGCCGGGTCGACTGCGCGCCCTACCGCGAGGACCTGACCTTCGACGTGGAGGCCGCCGCCGCGCTGGCCGGTCCCGGGCTGCGGCTGATCGTCGCCAACTCCCCCTGCAACCCGACCGGTCGGCGGATCGCCGACGCCGATCTGCGCGGGCTGCTGGAGCTGGCGGAGCGGCGGGACGCCTATCTGCTGCTGGACGAGGAGTACGCACTCGACCTGCGGGACTCCCCCGCGCGCTCCGGCGACCGGGCGATCTCGGTCTCCAGCCTCTCCAAGGTGTACGGGTTCCCCGGCCTGCGGGTCGGCTGGCTGTACGGGCCGCCGGAGGTCGTCGAGGGGTGCGCCCGGCGCAAGTTCCTCTCCACCATAGCCAACTCGGTGCTCTGCGAGACGCTGGCCTGCGATGTGCTGGACCACCGGGACCACTACCTGCGCCGGTACGCGGACATCACCGGTCAAGGGCTCAAGCTGGTCCGGGAGTTCGCTGAGCGCAACGCGGACGCCGTGCAGCTCGTGGAGCCGGAGAACACCCCCTTCGCCTGGCTCCGGCTGACCACCGGGGAGCAGCCGCTGACGCTCTGCCGCCGGGTGCTGGACGCCGGGGTGCTGCTGATGCCCGGCGAGACCCTCGGGGCCACCGACGGCTTCCGGATCTGCTTCGCCCGCGATCCCGAGGCCGTGACCGAGGGGCTGAGACGGATCGAACCGCTGCTCCGCCCCGCTCCCCACGTTCCCCCGTCCGCTGCCCACTCCAGCGGAGAGAACAGCAATCTGCCGAACGGAGTCCTGTGA
- a CDS encoding 2OG-Fe dioxygenase family protein — protein sequence MPLGAEGFTVIDLPEVAPDILPSYDRCPVDDYMGNGTRFKRFSQYKLTPAEDENWSFKRLPHRDYTTYKKFNPVGGGIRRVYEPIEVDFTPLISEGIRELGLDRSEPWQINVHQNRTRAEGGRPGPLTPEGVHHDGHEFVMIAILNKVNVAGGTTRLWKPEADAPFWSGTLDAGQAVLLDDRGLAHDVTDVLSADGGPGHRDIVIIAFSRWAEKWYGEEHDAAALEEQDA from the coding sequence ATGCCGCTCGGCGCCGAAGGATTCACCGTCATCGACCTGCCCGAGGTCGCGCCCGACATCCTGCCCAGCTACGACCGGTGCCCGGTCGACGACTACATGGGCAACGGGACCCGGTTCAAGCGGTTCTCGCAGTACAAACTCACGCCCGCCGAGGACGAGAACTGGTCGTTCAAGCGGCTGCCGCACCGGGACTACACCACGTACAAGAAGTTCAACCCGGTCGGGGGCGGGATCCGCCGCGTCTACGAGCCGATCGAGGTGGACTTCACCCCGCTGATCTCCGAGGGCATCCGCGAACTGGGCCTGGACCGGTCCGAGCCGTGGCAGATCAACGTCCACCAGAACCGGACCCGCGCCGAGGGTGGCAGGCCCGGCCCACTCACCCCGGAAGGCGTGCACCACGACGGGCACGAGTTCGTCATGATCGCCATCCTGAACAAGGTGAACGTGGCGGGCGGCACCACCCGGCTCTGGAAGCCGGAGGCGGACGCGCCGTTCTGGTCGGGGACCCTCGACGCCGGCCAGGCGGTGCTGCTGGACGACCGGGGGCTCGCCCATGACGTCACCGACGTCCTCTCGGCCGACGGCGGCCCCGGCCACCGCGACATCGTGATCATCGCCTTCTCCCGCTGGGCGGAGAAGTGGTACGGCGAGGAGCACGACGCGGCGGCGCTGGAGGAGCAGGACGCCTGA